One region of Anaeromyxobacter paludicola genomic DNA includes:
- a CDS encoding TetR/AcrR family transcriptional regulator — protein sequence MNRDSGNGPGVQPLRERVRRATRAAILEAAEAVFSARGFGAARMEEIAEQAGVAVGTLYNYFDDRSALLLAVLEESARELEERLGDPALLAEGPFVQQLERFFAKVLEHQQAHFRLFAILVQEELEQGRLPARPVRRPALLKPMHRLAEQLVASGVRQGALRAEDADLYPTFLVAMLRGLFTRQLCARGAPPEVAEAPRLARFFLHGAGGHR from the coding sequence ATGAATCGTGATTCAGGAAATGGACCGGGCGTTCAGCCGCTCCGCGAGCGGGTCCGGCGCGCCACGCGGGCCGCGATCCTCGAGGCCGCCGAGGCGGTCTTCTCGGCGCGCGGCTTCGGCGCGGCGCGCATGGAGGAGATCGCCGAGCAGGCCGGGGTGGCCGTCGGGACGCTCTACAACTACTTCGACGACCGGAGCGCGCTGCTCCTGGCGGTGCTCGAGGAGAGCGCTCGGGAGCTCGAGGAGCGGCTCGGCGACCCGGCACTCCTCGCCGAGGGCCCGTTCGTCCAGCAGCTCGAGCGCTTCTTCGCGAAGGTGCTCGAGCACCAGCAGGCCCACTTCCGGCTCTTCGCCATCCTGGTCCAGGAGGAGCTGGAGCAGGGGCGGCTCCCCGCCCGCCCGGTGCGCCGCCCGGCGCTCCTCAAGCCGATGCACCGGCTGGCGGAGCAGCTCGTCGCGAGCGGCGTCCGCCAGGGGGCGCTCCGCGCCGAGGACGCGGACCTCTACCCCACCTTCCTCGTGGCCATGCTGCGCGGCCTCTTCACCCGCCAGCTCTGCGCCCGCGGCGCGCCGCCCGAGGTGGCGGAGGCGCCGCGGCTGGCCCGCTTCTTCCTGCACGGCGCCGGAGGGCACCGATGA
- a CDS encoding YihY/virulence factor BrkB family protein has translation MKLPGAGMSWKEFLKSVQGEISRNQITDVAGAVTYSGILAIFPFVLFLLSLASLIIKPEQAEQLVDSLSGVAPAEVTKILGDRIRSIAGSPSVGLLSIGAVTALWAASGGITALMHALNTVYGVAEQRPFWKARGLALLMTIVSGLLALAAALVAIVTPAVADAVGGPLGTALVWLRLPVAGLVMMFLWALLYYALPDVEQDFKFITPGSVAGVVVWVIASWGFSVYVSHFGSYEATYGSVGGIIVLLLWMWISVLVMLVGAEVNAVIEHRSEEGKRAGAKRLVDSGSSLPAGEQVARETGRGPDGRPLPGAAAARARQRAAGKRTPLRGVPLAVGAFLAGALLARRRQEA, from the coding sequence GTGAAGCTGCCCGGCGCTGGCATGAGCTGGAAGGAGTTCCTGAAGTCGGTCCAGGGCGAGATCTCGCGCAATCAGATCACCGACGTGGCCGGCGCGGTGACCTACTCCGGGATCCTGGCGATCTTCCCGTTCGTGCTCTTCCTGCTCTCGCTCGCGAGCCTCATCATCAAGCCGGAGCAGGCCGAGCAGCTCGTCGACTCGCTCTCGGGCGTGGCGCCCGCGGAGGTGACCAAGATCCTCGGCGACCGGATCCGCTCCATCGCCGGCTCGCCGAGCGTGGGGCTCCTGTCGATCGGCGCCGTCACCGCCCTCTGGGCCGCCTCGGGCGGGATCACCGCCCTCATGCACGCGCTCAACACCGTGTACGGGGTGGCCGAGCAGCGGCCGTTCTGGAAGGCGCGCGGGCTGGCGCTGCTCATGACCATCGTCTCCGGCCTGCTCGCGCTCGCGGCCGCGCTGGTGGCGATCGTCACGCCGGCCGTGGCCGACGCCGTCGGCGGGCCCCTCGGCACCGCGCTCGTCTGGCTGCGGCTCCCGGTGGCGGGCCTCGTCATGATGTTCCTCTGGGCGCTCCTCTACTACGCGCTGCCCGACGTCGAGCAGGACTTCAAGTTCATCACCCCGGGCTCGGTGGCCGGCGTGGTGGTCTGGGTGATCGCCTCCTGGGGGTTCTCCGTCTACGTCTCCCACTTCGGCTCGTACGAGGCCACCTACGGCTCCGTCGGCGGGATCATCGTGCTCCTCCTCTGGATGTGGATCTCGGTCCTGGTGATGCTGGTCGGGGCCGAGGTGAACGCCGTCATCGAGCACCGCTCGGAGGAGGGGAAGCGCGCGGGGGCGAAGCGGCTCGTCGACTCGGGGAGCTCGTTGCCGGCGGGGGAGCAGGTGGCGCGCGAGACCGGCCGCGGCCCGGACGGGCGCCCCTTGCCGGGGGCCGCCGCGGCGCGGGCGCGCCAGCGGGCCGCCGGGAAGCGGACGCCGCTCCGGGGCGTGCCCCTCGCCGTGGGCGCCTTCCTCGCCGGGGCGCTCCTGGCGCGGCGCCGCCAGGAGGCGTGA
- a CDS encoding DHA2 family efflux MFS transporter permease subunit — protein sequence MTAAAPRPKVNKWLVTLSVSFGTLMGAIDISIVNVALPHMRGAVGATIEEITWVSTGFVIATVVVMPLTGFLGRMFGQKRVYLACLALFIVGSVLCGTARSLWTLVFWRAVQGAGAGALQPTEQAILRQTFPPKEQGMAMAVFAMAVMLGPAIGPTLGGWIVDNYSWPWIFYINVPIGLLGMFMVYSFVHEDPEILEQNHALAAAQRKNVDYAGIALMFVGLATLQYFLEEGARNDWFEDRAITLCFIVSMVSLAFFVARELTARVPVVNLRLFKDEVYASGTLIGAVMFAMLMANMFLLPLFMQELLGFTATQSGLALMPRTLVMMLVTPFVGKLYNHVSPRLMVGFGIVMVSLGNWFQGQLTLVSSQQDVIWAIGVQGIGFAFLFVPLTTVALSKVPRHLMSDATGLNSLFRQIGGSVGLAVFATLISHHGKIATAAVTAHVGETNAATWQRLSGLQAALQAKGYDVASAKAAALQALAGTVQRQGMVLSFEKVFLIAGIVFMAVLPLLWFLRSPAHGGPSEPVHVEM from the coding sequence ATGACCGCCGCCGCCCCGCGCCCGAAGGTGAACAAGTGGCTCGTCACCCTCTCGGTGTCCTTCGGGACGCTGATGGGCGCCATCGACATCTCCATCGTCAACGTCGCCCTGCCGCACATGCGCGGCGCCGTCGGCGCCACCATCGAGGAGATCACCTGGGTCAGCACCGGCTTCGTCATCGCCACGGTGGTGGTGATGCCGCTCACCGGCTTCCTCGGCCGCATGTTCGGGCAGAAGCGGGTCTACCTCGCCTGCCTGGCGCTCTTCATCGTGGGGTCGGTGCTCTGCGGCACCGCCCGCTCGCTCTGGACGCTGGTGTTCTGGCGCGCCGTGCAGGGCGCCGGCGCCGGCGCGCTCCAGCCCACCGAGCAGGCCATCCTGCGCCAGACCTTCCCGCCCAAGGAGCAGGGCATGGCCATGGCGGTGTTCGCCATGGCGGTCATGCTCGGCCCGGCCATCGGCCCGACGCTGGGCGGCTGGATCGTGGACAACTACAGCTGGCCCTGGATCTTCTACATCAACGTGCCGATCGGCCTCCTCGGCATGTTCATGGTCTACAGCTTCGTCCACGAGGACCCGGAGATCCTGGAGCAGAACCACGCCCTCGCCGCCGCGCAGCGCAAGAACGTGGACTACGCCGGCATCGCCCTCATGTTCGTCGGCCTCGCCACCCTCCAGTACTTCCTCGAGGAGGGCGCCCGGAACGACTGGTTCGAGGACCGCGCAATCACCCTCTGCTTCATCGTGTCGATGGTCTCGCTGGCGTTCTTCGTGGCGCGCGAGCTCACGGCGCGGGTGCCGGTGGTGAACCTGCGGCTCTTCAAGGACGAGGTCTACGCCTCGGGCACGCTCATCGGCGCGGTGATGTTCGCCATGCTCATGGCCAACATGTTCCTCCTGCCGCTCTTCATGCAGGAGCTGCTCGGCTTCACCGCCACCCAGTCCGGCCTCGCGCTCATGCCGCGCACGCTGGTGATGATGCTGGTCACGCCGTTCGTGGGGAAGCTCTACAACCACGTCTCGCCGCGGCTCATGGTCGGCTTCGGCATCGTCATGGTGTCGCTCGGCAACTGGTTCCAGGGGCAGCTCACGCTCGTCTCGAGCCAGCAGGACGTCATCTGGGCCATCGGCGTGCAGGGGATCGGCTTCGCCTTCCTCTTCGTGCCGCTCACCACCGTCGCGCTCTCCAAGGTCCCGCGCCACCTCATGAGCGACGCCACCGGCCTCAACTCGCTCTTCCGCCAGATCGGCGGCTCGGTGGGGCTGGCGGTCTTCGCGACCCTCATCAGCCACCACGGCAAGATCGCCACCGCGGCGGTCACCGCCCACGTCGGCGAGACCAACGCCGCGACCTGGCAGCGGCTCTCCGGGCTGCAGGCCGCGCTGCAGGCCAAGGGCTACGACGTCGCGAGCGCCAAGGCCGCCGCGCTGCAGGCGCTCGCCGGCACCGTCCAGCGGCAGGGCATGGTGCTCTCCTTCGAGAAGGTCTTCCTCATCGCCGGCATCGTCTTCATGGCGGTGCTGCCGCTCCTCTGGTTCCTCCGCTCCCCGGCCCACGGCGGGCCGTCGGAGCCCGTGCACGTCGAGATGTGA
- a CDS encoding LolA family protein yields the protein MQTTLLLCALAAAPAPEAQQLAAKVQAAYERTRDLEARFVQTYTYAAFGRSQVSRGTLEVKKPGKMRWDYQEPAHKTVVVNGSRLVQYEPEVNQAYVDDHFDATAMSAAVTFLLGKGSLEKEFEPSIGERGELVLVPRRPDGRVARIALGVDAAGDVTSTRVVDEGGNVNEVRFEGARRNVGLKDSRFELKLPADVRRVAAPGR from the coding sequence ATGCAGACCACCCTCCTCCTCTGCGCCCTCGCCGCCGCGCCCGCGCCCGAGGCCCAGCAGCTCGCGGCGAAGGTGCAGGCGGCCTACGAGCGTACCCGCGACCTCGAGGCCCGCTTCGTCCAGACCTACACCTACGCCGCCTTCGGCCGCAGCCAGGTGTCGCGCGGGACGCTCGAGGTGAAGAAGCCCGGCAAGATGCGCTGGGACTACCAGGAGCCGGCGCACAAGACGGTGGTGGTGAACGGGAGCCGGCTCGTGCAGTACGAGCCGGAGGTGAACCAGGCCTACGTGGACGACCACTTCGACGCGACGGCCATGAGCGCGGCGGTCACCTTCCTGCTCGGCAAGGGGAGCCTGGAGAAGGAGTTCGAGCCGTCGATCGGCGAGCGCGGCGAGCTCGTCCTCGTGCCCCGCCGGCCCGACGGGCGGGTGGCCCGCATCGCGCTCGGCGTGGACGCGGCGGGCGACGTGACGTCCACGCGCGTGGTGGACGAGGGCGGGAACGTCAACGAGGTGCGGTTCGAGGGGGCGCGGCGCAACGTGGGGCTGAAGGACTCCCGGTTCGAGCTGAAGCTGCCGGCCGACGTCCGGCGGGTGGCCGCCCCCGGGCGCTGA
- a CDS encoding glycosyltransferase family 39 protein gives MDRRALAKLLGIAALAAVARAAMVAGLELYSDEAYYWLWSRRLAPGYFDHPPMVAWLAALGTSFSGGEGWLRLPFVVCGGLAVLFAGLCAGELSRDPRAPIWGALLAAAAPLLSLTGALCLPDAPAEAAYAAAAWLLARARGKGWLWAGLAVGLALLAKYTAALLAPALLLLVLWDPALRRELRAPWPWLAGALAVALFLPTLRWDAERGFASIAFQLHHGFGSGTSLRRVGEYVAGQLLGAGPVTLALGLAVLVRARSSAEKRVAAATLLPFAVTTWSALRGPVEANWPSLAYPALCAAAAAGLCRLAEPLARRLLALSLALGLVLVVAFGKEERRPALIAGTAAAERFHGWRAFAREARAAAGAACAEAGCDPSDPFVFASSYQLASELAYYGGWRRFGFTAERPSQLDVWGDRPRPGEPFLVVGDGEVPPAFRPRVRAEGEGPTHRFLAPWPGAVRSGSVTGFARYLGLR, from the coding sequence GTGGACCGCCGCGCGCTCGCCAAACTGCTCGGGATCGCCGCCCTCGCCGCCGTCGCGCGGGCGGCGATGGTCGCGGGGCTCGAGCTCTACTCCGACGAGGCCTACTACTGGCTCTGGTCGCGGCGGCTCGCCCCGGGCTACTTCGACCACCCGCCCATGGTGGCGTGGCTCGCCGCGCTCGGCACCTCGTTCTCGGGCGGGGAGGGCTGGCTCCGGCTCCCCTTCGTCGTCTGCGGGGGGCTGGCGGTGCTCTTCGCCGGGCTCTGCGCCGGCGAGCTCTCCCGCGACCCGCGCGCGCCGATCTGGGGCGCGCTCCTCGCCGCCGCCGCCCCGCTCCTCTCGCTCACCGGCGCGCTCTGCCTGCCCGACGCGCCGGCCGAGGCGGCCTACGCCGCCGCCGCCTGGCTCCTCGCGCGGGCCCGCGGCAAGGGGTGGCTCTGGGCGGGGCTGGCGGTGGGGCTGGCCCTCCTCGCCAAGTACACCGCCGCGCTCCTCGCTCCGGCGCTCCTCCTGCTCGTCCTCTGGGACCCGGCGCTCCGGCGCGAGCTGCGCGCGCCCTGGCCCTGGCTCGCGGGCGCGCTCGCGGTGGCGCTCTTCCTCCCCACGCTGCGCTGGGACGCGGAGCGCGGCTTCGCCTCCATCGCCTTCCAGCTCCACCACGGCTTCGGGAGCGGGACGTCGCTGCGCCGCGTGGGCGAGTACGTGGCCGGGCAGCTCCTCGGGGCCGGGCCGGTGACGCTGGCCCTCGGGCTCGCCGTCCTGGTCCGGGCCCGAAGCTCCGCCGAGAAGCGGGTCGCCGCTGCGACGCTGCTGCCGTTCGCGGTCACCACCTGGTCGGCGCTGCGCGGCCCGGTCGAGGCGAACTGGCCCTCGCTCGCGTACCCGGCGCTCTGCGCGGCGGCGGCGGCCGGGCTCTGCCGGCTGGCGGAGCCGCTCGCCCGGCGCCTGCTCGCCCTCTCGCTGGCGCTCGGCCTGGTGCTGGTCGTCGCCTTCGGGAAGGAGGAGCGGCGGCCCGCGCTCATCGCCGGCACCGCGGCCGCCGAGCGCTTCCACGGCTGGCGCGCCTTCGCCCGGGAGGCGCGCGCCGCCGCCGGCGCCGCCTGCGCGGAGGCCGGGTGCGACCCCTCCGACCCGTTCGTCTTCGCCTCGAGCTACCAGCTCGCCTCCGAGCTCGCGTACTACGGCGGCTGGCGCCGCTTCGGCTTCACCGCCGAGCGCCCCTCGCAGCTCGACGTCTGGGGCGACCGGCCGCGGCCGGGGGAGCCGTTCCTGGTGGTGGGCGACGGCGAGGTCCCGCCGGCGTTCCGCCCGCGGGTGCGGGCCGAGGGCGAGGGGCCGACCCACCGGTTCCTCGCGCCCTGGCCGGGCGCGGTCCGGAGCGGCTCGGTCACCGGATTCGCCCGGTACCTCGGGCTTCGCTGA
- a CDS encoding HlyD family secretion protein: MNETAQTPAPRQQDPLRPVEPAAPAQAAPERPDRSRRKPFIILGGLTVAVLLGLGLYLLVTAGQENTDDAQVEADVVPLAPRVGGQVLQVSATENQPVKKGDLILQIDPADYEARAAVAHAELRTAEAQADAAEAQERVAGASATGGYATAEAAVSGSSVAVANADAQLAAARAGLVRSEADVRKADLDLSRARQLVAARAVPQQQLDNAQAAADAAHAALAQARAQVRAAEEGKRAAEARVGEARGRLAQSKPVSAQLAAAHAAAELARARVQAATAQAKLADLQLSYTRVVASEDGVVSKLGVHEGQIVQPGQPVIELVPARSYVLANFKETQIGKMKPGQKVEISVDAFPGKKFEGKVESLSGGTGARFALLPPDNASGNFVKVVQRVPVRIAWEKPPAVRLAAGLSADVTVYTK, from the coding sequence ATGAACGAGACCGCCCAGACCCCCGCCCCCCGCCAGCAGGACCCGCTCCGCCCGGTCGAGCCGGCCGCGCCGGCGCAGGCCGCGCCCGAGCGGCCGGACCGCTCGCGCCGCAAGCCCTTCATCATCCTCGGCGGGCTCACCGTCGCGGTGCTGCTCGGGCTCGGCCTCTACCTGCTCGTGACCGCCGGCCAGGAGAACACCGACGACGCCCAGGTGGAGGCCGACGTGGTGCCGCTCGCCCCGCGCGTCGGCGGCCAGGTCCTCCAGGTGTCGGCCACCGAGAACCAGCCGGTGAAGAAGGGCGACCTCATCCTCCAGATCGACCCGGCAGACTACGAGGCCCGCGCCGCCGTGGCGCACGCCGAGCTGCGCACCGCCGAGGCCCAGGCCGACGCGGCCGAGGCGCAGGAGCGGGTGGCCGGCGCGAGCGCGACCGGCGGCTACGCCACCGCCGAGGCGGCGGTGTCCGGCTCCTCGGTGGCGGTCGCGAACGCCGACGCCCAGCTCGCCGCGGCCCGCGCCGGCCTCGTCCGCTCGGAGGCCGACGTCCGCAAGGCCGACCTCGACCTCTCGCGCGCCAGGCAGCTCGTGGCCGCGCGGGCGGTGCCGCAGCAGCAGCTCGACAACGCCCAGGCCGCGGCCGACGCGGCCCACGCCGCCCTCGCCCAGGCGCGCGCCCAGGTCCGGGCCGCCGAGGAGGGCAAGCGCGCCGCCGAGGCGCGGGTCGGCGAGGCGCGCGGCCGGCTCGCCCAGTCGAAGCCGGTCTCGGCGCAGCTCGCGGCGGCCCACGCGGCGGCCGAGCTGGCGCGGGCGCGGGTCCAGGCCGCGACCGCCCAGGCCAAGCTGGCCGACCTGCAGCTCTCCTACACCCGCGTCGTCGCGAGCGAGGACGGGGTGGTCTCGAAGCTCGGGGTCCACGAGGGGCAGATCGTCCAGCCCGGGCAGCCGGTCATCGAGCTCGTGCCGGCGCGGAGCTACGTGCTCGCCAACTTCAAGGAGACGCAGATCGGGAAGATGAAGCCGGGGCAGAAGGTGGAGATCAGCGTGGACGCCTTCCCGGGCAAGAAGTTCGAGGGGAAGGTGGAGAGCCTCTCCGGCGGCACCGGCGCCCGCTTCGCGCTCCTGCCCCCCGACAACGCCTCGGGCAACTTCGTGAAGGTGGTGCAGCGCGTGCCGGTGCGGATCGCCTGGGAGAAGCCGCCCGCGGTCCGCCTCGCCGCCGGCCTCTCGGCCGACGTCACTGTCTACACGAAGTAG